Proteins encoded within one genomic window of Cytophagales bacterium:
- a CDS encoding response regulator translates to MKLLYVDDEDINLFLFQATFSSEFEIYTAIGGNEALEILKENEEIKTVISDMRMPKMDGLEFVKRAKKQFSGIKFYLLSGFQKSPEIEKALEEQLICRYFTKPFKSEIILHELLG, encoded by the coding sequence ATGAAGCTTTTGTATGTTGATGATGAAGACATCAACCTATTTCTCTTTCAAGCTACCTTCAGTTCGGAGTTTGAAATCTATACGGCCATCGGTGGTAATGAAGCATTGGAAATATTGAAAGAAAATGAAGAAATCAAAACCGTTATTTCGGATATGCGCATGCCTAAAATGGATGGACTGGAATTCGTAAAAAGAGCCAAGAAACAATTCTCCGGTATTAAATTTTATCTTTTATCTGGTTTCCAGAAATCACCGGAAATTGAAAAGGCCCTGGAGGAACAACTCATTTGCCGATATTTCACCAAGCCATTCAAGAGCGAGATCATATTGCATGAATTATTGGGCTAA